From the Thermococcus sp. 18S1 genome, one window contains:
- a CDS encoding dual specificity protein phosphatase family protein, which translates to MWRSAKFVDDNVAFSRMPTRREIDEVAETFDAVVVLVEEFELPYSIDEWQRRGVEVFHSLIQDFSAPTLSQLLEILRWIEVRVKAGKKVLIHCMGGLGRSGTVAVAWVMYSEGVPLREALRRVRRVRPGAVEVEEQMGVLRELEKLLRSR; encoded by the coding sequence ATGTGGCGCTCGGCTAAATTCGTTGACGATAACGTTGCCTTCTCGCGAATGCCGACGAGGCGCGAAATAGATGAAGTTGCCGAAACCTTCGATGCGGTGGTTGTGCTCGTTGAGGAGTTTGAGCTCCCCTACAGCATAGATGAATGGCAGAGACGGGGCGTTGAGGTTTTTCACAGTCTCATTCAGGATTTCTCGGCTCCCACTCTGAGCCAACTCCTCGAAATCCTCCGCTGGATCGAAGTGAGGGTTAAGGCTGGCAAAAAGGTCCTGATCCACTGCATGGGTGGCCTCGGGAGGAGCGGAACGGTTGCCGTTGCCTGGGTGATGTACTCGGAAGGCGTCCCTCTGAGGGAAGCTCTGAGAAGGGTTCGCAGAGTACGGCCCGGCGCGGTTGAGGTTGAGGAGCAGATGGGAGTTTTAAGAGAATTGGAAAAGCTCCTCAGAAGCCGTTGA
- a CDS encoding DUF2202 domain-containing protein yields the protein MRRLYALFVVAILVLGVLAAGCIGTSETSTTSTESPVPTNTVPLVADSNGNVNTNDLQSYIDSLPAEPLTDAEKEGLLFMVEEEKLAHDVYTKLYEKWGLQIFANIAKSETTHVESVRMLLEKYNLTDPTASEGIGEFQNEKLQALYDQLIEMGMKSEVDALKVGAIIEETDIKDLQEWISRTNKVDIITVYENLMMGSRNHLRAFVGQLENRGVTYEPQILPKDEYDEIISSPMETGSGMSGKP from the coding sequence ATGAGGAGGCTTTACGCCCTCTTCGTGGTGGCTATCCTCGTATTGGGAGTTCTCGCCGCAGGATGTATCGGAACGAGCGAGACCTCAACTACATCCACCGAAAGTCCAGTGCCAACGAACACCGTTCCGCTCGTGGCGGACTCAAACGGCAACGTGAACACCAACGACCTCCAGTCATACATAGACTCTCTCCCCGCGGAACCGCTGACGGATGCAGAGAAGGAGGGGCTGCTTTTCATGGTGGAGGAGGAGAAGCTCGCCCACGACGTTTACACCAAGCTCTACGAGAAGTGGGGGCTCCAGATATTCGCCAACATCGCCAAGAGCGAGACGACCCACGTTGAGTCGGTGAGGATGCTTTTGGAGAAGTACAACCTGACGGATCCAACAGCCAGCGAGGGCATCGGCGAGTTCCAGAACGAGAAGCTTCAGGCCCTCTACGATCAGCTCATCGAGATGGGAATGAAGAGCGAGGTCGATGCGCTCAAGGTCGGGGCGATTATAGAGGAAACGGACATAAAGGACCTCCAGGAGTGGATTTCCCGGACGAACAAGGTTGACATAATAACCGTCTACGAGAACCTCATGATGGGGAGCAGGAACCATCTGAGGGCCTTTGTGGGACAGCTGGAGAACAGGGGAGTGACCTACGAGCCGCAGATTCTCCCCAAGGACGAGTACGATGAGATAATCAGCAGCCCCATGGAGACCGGAAGCGGAATGAGCGGCAAGCCTTGA
- a CDS encoding carbon-nitrogen hydrolase family protein — MRVALIPMRVEYGNFDANWREFEKRFKEALEHNPDFVVFPEYCLTGFDEWDFSGAKLYGELVERVSELARKAGVYIVFGLLEPYKNCVYNSALLIGRNGEVLLKHRKFQEPMRFCTGNTVKTARTEFGKVAIIICGDLYNKRIVKWIRRKRPDFVFMPMDRSPWGEFNLAEEVADMGRRVVLLGVRTFIVNSFGHWDSFGGAWVFDGDGTLLAGSERDELLVWEEK, encoded by the coding sequence ATGAGGGTTGCTTTAATCCCGATGAGGGTTGAGTACGGAAACTTTGACGCCAACTGGCGGGAGTTTGAAAAGCGCTTTAAGGAGGCCCTGGAGCACAACCCTGACTTCGTTGTCTTTCCGGAATACTGTCTGACGGGCTTTGATGAGTGGGACTTCAGCGGGGCGAAGCTTTACGGCGAGCTGGTGGAGAGGGTGAGCGAGCTTGCTAGGAAGGCGGGCGTTTACATCGTATTCGGCCTTTTGGAACCCTACAAGAACTGTGTCTACAACTCCGCCCTGCTGATCGGCCGGAACGGTGAGGTTCTGCTGAAGCACCGCAAGTTCCAGGAGCCGATGAGGTTCTGCACCGGCAACACCGTAAAGACCGCCAGAACCGAGTTCGGGAAGGTCGCGATAATCATCTGCGGCGACCTGTACAACAAGAGGATAGTGAAGTGGATTAGACGGAAAAGGCCGGACTTCGTCTTCATGCCGATGGATCGCTCACCGTGGGGTGAGTTCAACCTCGCGGAGGAGGTGGCCGACATGGGAAGGCGAGTTGTCCTCCTTGGGGTCAGAACGTTCATAGTAAACAGCTTCGGCCACTGGGACAGCTTTGGCGGCGCGTGGGTCTTTGACGGGGATGGGACCCTGCTTGCAGGGAGTGAAAGGGACGAACTGCTGGTGTGGGAAGAAAAATAG
- a CDS encoding carotenoid biosynthesis protein, which translates to MGRDLRIVLALILLANLLKRSPIYNIIYLLAMIVVSRRLWRDFPKFFLISVIVGFLAEIVGTNLCTPFGCYHYENLQPQVFGVAVFVPFAWAVFGLVSYLTARYFLEDNRFRLVFASLLMVVLDLSIDPIMTWWDAWVWDTTTAINWFGIPWTNYLGWFVVSLTFFCLYERFSKVRIEKELLQSGPAIYLLEMITFALYAPEGVRTPTFLALLIAVVLIVPTYIWRCLNEGCFNPDEG; encoded by the coding sequence ATGGGAAGGGATCTCCGGATAGTGCTTGCCCTTATACTGCTGGCCAATCTCCTCAAGCGCTCGCCGATTTACAACATTATTTATCTCCTTGCAATGATAGTTGTATCCCGGCGACTGTGGAGGGACTTTCCAAAGTTCTTTCTGATATCCGTTATCGTGGGCTTTTTAGCGGAAATCGTGGGGACGAACCTGTGTACTCCTTTTGGCTGCTATCATTACGAGAATCTCCAGCCCCAGGTCTTTGGGGTGGCCGTTTTTGTGCCCTTTGCGTGGGCGGTTTTTGGCCTTGTCTCATACCTGACCGCGCGCTATTTTCTGGAGGATAACAGGTTCCGATTGGTCTTCGCATCGCTCCTCATGGTGGTTCTTGACCTGTCGATAGACCCCATAATGACATGGTGGGACGCATGGGTTTGGGACACTACAACGGCAATAAACTGGTTTGGAATTCCCTGGACGAACTATCTGGGCTGGTTTGTAGTTTCGTTAACGTTCTTCTGCCTCTACGAACGCTTTTCGAAAGTCAGAATTGAAAAGGAGCTTCTGCAGTCTGGCCCGGCCATTTACCTCCTGGAAATGATTACCTTCGCGCTCTATGCCCCCGAGGGTGTGAGAACTCCCACATTTCTTGCGCTCTTAATTGCCGTGGTTCTCATCGTCCCGACATATATCTGGAGGTGCCTAAATGAGGGTTGCTTTAATCCCGATGAGGGTTGA
- a CDS encoding CPBP family intramembrane glutamic endopeptidase, producing MNPPVVFILAVLIYLTKGLYLGKFIGPFRRRFGEITGYWIAMSIFTVVFAVFITLLYPKLYFIHWSFPADYFLIFLSLSILTVVPAILELKKLAGSEANYNEEFELSKNMSFGQAAFLQIISAALPEELVFRYIFLGLLSLWNPFAGLLALSLFFGLAHKFAHPERSWKVLLSNTLAGFVLGLAYLYTKSLLVVMAIHWLDNMIFWAYIKYDRARKAIGVAVALSLLSPVVLWDQTARFIEYLRDIFSLSGLLWGIVLGFAMLGVVYTGIKALRGRSGR from the coding sequence ATGAACCCCCCGGTAGTCTTCATTCTGGCAGTCCTAATTTACCTGACAAAGGGGTTATACCTTGGGAAGTTTATAGGACCCTTTAGGAGACGTTTTGGGGAAATCACAGGTTACTGGATAGCGATGTCAATATTCACTGTCGTTTTTGCCGTATTCATAACCCTCTTATATCCAAAACTCTACTTTATCCACTGGAGCTTTCCGGCCGATTACTTCCTAATTTTCCTGTCATTGAGCATTTTGACTGTTGTCCCAGCCATTCTTGAACTCAAAAAGCTGGCCGGCTCCGAGGCGAACTATAACGAGGAATTTGAGCTGAGTAAAAACATGAGTTTTGGACAGGCGGCGTTCCTTCAGATAATAAGCGCCGCTCTTCCGGAGGAACTAGTCTTTCGCTACATCTTCCTAGGTCTCCTCTCGCTTTGGAATCCATTTGCCGGCTTACTTGCCCTTTCACTTTTCTTCGGGTTGGCTCACAAGTTCGCCCACCCAGAGCGGAGCTGGAAGGTACTGCTTTCGAATACTTTGGCGGGCTTCGTCCTCGGATTGGCGTACCTATACACGAAAAGCCTTCTCGTTGTTATGGCGATCCACTGGCTAGACAATATGATTTTTTGGGCTTATATAAAGTACGACCGGGCAAGAAAGGCCATAGGAGTAGCTGTTGCTCTCTCACTGCTCTCCCCGGTGGTCCTTTGGGACCAGACCGCGAGGTTCATCGAGTACCTCCGCGATATCTTCTCGCTCTCGGGTCTCTTGTGGGGCATCGTACTCGGCTTCGCCATGCTGGGCGTCGTCTATACCGGAATAAAAGCTCTCAGGGGGAGAAGCGGGCGGTGA
- a CDS encoding GNAT family N-acetyltransferase: protein MRPVILGGEKVSLGAILKEDIQKIWKWNNDREIVKTLADPSDVSTLEEWMKWYESLTTKKLTKRAFAILNEEGEIVGTVIVSGIDFRNGTAEIGYFLGREYWNRGYASEAVKLTLEYCFRYLNLRKVYARTYENNIASIRVLEKNGFKLVGRLRKHAHTPDGYVDVLFYDLFREEWEK from the coding sequence ATGCGACCGGTAATCCTTGGGGGAGAAAAAGTCTCTCTTGGTGCAATCCTTAAGGAGGACATCCAGAAAATCTGGAAGTGGAACAATGACAGAGAGATTGTCAAAACTCTTGCCGATCCATCGGACGTCTCAACGCTTGAAGAGTGGATGAAGTGGTACGAGAGCCTGACGACTAAAAAGCTGACCAAAAGGGCCTTTGCAATACTCAATGAAGAGGGCGAAATCGTTGGGACAGTCATCGTGAGCGGGATAGACTTCAGGAACGGAACGGCGGAAATAGGGTATTTTCTTGGGAGGGAGTACTGGAACCGGGGTTATGCAAGTGAAGCAGTGAAACTAACCTTGGAGTACTGCTTCCGCTACTTGAACCTGCGCAAGGTCTACGCGAGGACGTACGAAAACAACATAGCCTCAATCCGAGTTCTTGAAAAGAACGGCTTTAAGCTCGTTGGCAGGCTGAGGAAGCACGCACATACACCCGACGGATATGTTGATGTGCTCTTCTATGACCTGTTCAGGGAGGAATGGGAGAAATGA
- a CDS encoding GNAT family N-acetyltransferase, whose amino-acid sequence MRPVILKGKKVSLAILLKEDLGKSWEWFNDRSTVRGLFNSAHFTVPEEEEEFYEELKKNREKSPTFALIENEGGKLVGIAGFNWINWQARWGEILYYLSPEERGKGYGTETVRLLCDYAFTHLNLHKVWAKVHEDNLPSIRVLEKNGFSLSGRFREHVWSDGRYIDELIYERFRENDERPTKTT is encoded by the coding sequence ATGAGGCCCGTAATACTAAAGGGTAAAAAGGTCTCCCTGGCAATTCTCCTCAAGGAAGACCTCGGCAAAAGCTGGGAGTGGTTCAACGACAGGAGCACCGTTAGGGGTCTCTTTAACTCTGCTCACTTCACCGTGCCCGAAGAAGAGGAGGAGTTCTACGAGGAGCTGAAGAAGAACAGGGAGAAAAGTCCCACTTTCGCGTTGATAGAAAACGAGGGCGGAAAGCTCGTGGGTATAGCCGGCTTCAACTGGATTAACTGGCAAGCAAGGTGGGGGGAGATACTCTACTACCTCTCACCGGAAGAGAGGGGAAAGGGCTATGGAACGGAGACGGTGAGGCTCCTCTGTGATTACGCCTTTACTCATCTCAACCTGCACAAGGTCTGGGCGAAGGTTCATGAGGACAATCTGCCCTCCATACGCGTCCTTGAAAAGAACGGGTTCTCTTTGAGTGGACGGTTCAGAGAGCACGTCTGGAGCGACGGGAGATACATTGATGAGCTTATCTACGAGAGGTTTAGAGAGAACGATGAACGGCCCACCAAAACAACTTGA
- a CDS encoding winged helix-turn-helix domain-containing protein, with protein MPDEDLAREVQELRKALEELRESFAVVSQMAQAYLRLINIYAQYGGLSVDLVVPEVRGDPIAREIVRILFDLKRANVSQIARELKGRRGKASRNTVRAKLAELKNLGIVVEVPGERGKVYALSREVVKKWLEMIGMPIRFDQTNDY; from the coding sequence ATGCCCGATGAAGACCTTGCCAGGGAAGTTCAGGAGCTCAGAAAAGCCCTTGAGGAGCTCAGGGAGAGCTTCGCAGTGGTCTCCCAGATGGCGCAGGCCTATCTTAGGCTCATCAACATATACGCCCAGTACGGCGGGCTCAGTGTGGATCTCGTCGTCCCCGAGGTCAGGGGCGACCCGATAGCGCGTGAAATAGTCCGGATTCTCTTCGACCTGAAGAGGGCAAATGTGAGCCAGATAGCGCGGGAGCTGAAGGGGAGGCGCGGAAAGGCCTCCCGGAACACCGTTAGGGCGAAGCTGGCAGAGTTAAAAAACCTCGGCATCGTTGTCGAGGTTCCCGGTGAGAGGGGGAAGGTCTATGCCCTCTCCCGCGAAGTGGTCAAAAAGTGGCTCGAAATGATCGGAATGCCGATTAGGTTTGACCAGACTAACGATTATTGA
- a CDS encoding MFS transporter, producing the protein MKRTLYRLHMLTSSLRIVGDALESVALPWSLLDTTGSLVSIGGFALFTHLPWVILPPILGRTLDRTTRKVRLAFLALILQSLLAVLIIPLSSNLWAFYLIVSGISALDILHRYYGFSLVASMTLDESELQGLNAALATLGNGVSLVAFPLAGFLAYRFGIRAMFLDAVLLLIGALTLIPYLNVEVKREGIAEMEEEERLQISQRLVVGILASVLLFNFAIGSFRIFVFASLRELTGGKVLYGLLQGLTTVGSLVAVAGLTYLASRRLAGLKRPLILGMLLQSTALLIVGVPAVIALFPAVFILGFGGELLNVSFNSLMQKFIPLRSLGTVRGVFDALATLVIPLSQLTFAWLIEKNLSRPLLSSTAFIMAVISLAFMRFSLREIGLD; encoded by the coding sequence ATGAAGCGAACCCTCTACCGCTTGCATATGCTCACATCATCCCTCAGAATCGTCGGGGATGCTTTGGAGAGCGTCGCCCTACCCTGGAGTCTGCTGGACACAACCGGCTCGCTGGTGAGCATCGGCGGTTTTGCGCTCTTCACTCACTTACCGTGGGTTATTCTCCCTCCAATCCTCGGAAGAACCCTCGACAGGACGACCAGAAAAGTCAGGCTCGCTTTCCTCGCGCTCATTCTCCAGTCCCTGCTCGCAGTCCTTATAATCCCGCTATCCTCGAACCTTTGGGCCTTCTACCTCATAGTCTCGGGCATCTCCGCTCTGGACATCCTCCACCGCTACTACGGGTTTTCGCTGGTAGCCTCGATGACCCTCGACGAGAGTGAGCTTCAGGGATTGAACGCGGCGCTTGCGACCCTTGGTAATGGGGTCTCGCTGGTGGCGTTCCCGCTGGCGGGATTCTTGGCGTATCGCTTCGGGATAAGGGCAATGTTCCTTGACGCGGTTCTCCTTCTCATAGGGGCCCTCACGCTCATTCCCTACCTGAATGTCGAGGTGAAGCGCGAAGGGATTGCTGAAATGGAAGAGGAGGAGCGGTTGCAAATCAGCCAACGGCTCGTGGTTGGAATACTCGCCTCGGTGCTGCTCTTCAACTTCGCCATCGGCTCCTTTAGAATATTCGTCTTCGCTTCGCTGAGGGAACTCACCGGGGGTAAGGTTCTGTACGGTCTCCTTCAGGGGCTCACGACGGTCGGAAGCCTCGTGGCGGTTGCAGGGCTAACTTACCTGGCCAGCAGAAGGCTGGCCGGACTAAAGCGGCCGCTGATCCTCGGAATGCTCCTCCAGAGCACCGCACTCCTCATCGTCGGTGTTCCGGCGGTGATAGCACTGTTCCCAGCAGTTTTCATCCTCGGCTTCGGCGGGGAGCTCCTCAACGTTTCCTTCAACAGTTTGATGCAGAAGTTCATCCCTCTGCGGAGCCTTGGAACTGTCAGGGGCGTTTTTGACGCCCTCGCGACGCTTGTGATCCCGCTGTCGCAGCTGACCTTCGCGTGGCTGATTGAGAAAAACCTCTCCAGACCCCTGCTCTCATCGACGGCGTTCATCATGGCCGTTATATCTCTGGCATTCATGAGGTTCAGCCTGAGAGAGATTGGGTTAGATTGA
- a CDS encoding GNAT family N-acetyltransferase yields the protein MEPLIREARPEDRPFIEEIARLTWGGEDYLARVFDDWLKDGGFYVLELDGRVIGTAKMTLLPGKVGWLEGLRVHPDYRGRGYGRKLHSFMLELGEKLAKEGRIEALEFSTYFLNRESIAMAKKDGFSIIAKFFNLGAKVSAFEPERAERADLSMEDLAFGIVPLGWKFVHRSEEALKWLREKGEVYEINGFKFLAPRGEVTFTPLSTGLACLKAMLPGMAWVARERGREDFDLMIPSGMKPVLPGLKRLGLFLWDETEEPNVLVFRKGLV from the coding sequence ATGGAACCACTCATCCGCGAGGCTAGGCCGGAAGATAGACCCTTCATCGAGGAAATAGCGAGGCTGACATGGGGCGGTGAGGATTACCTCGCGAGGGTGTTCGATGACTGGCTCAAAGACGGCGGCTTCTACGTGCTTGAGCTGGACGGAAGGGTCATCGGCACGGCTAAGATGACGCTTTTGCCGGGAAAGGTTGGCTGGCTTGAAGGGCTGAGGGTTCACCCGGACTACCGGGGCAGGGGCTACGGGAGGAAGCTCCACAGCTTCATGCTCGAACTGGGCGAGAAACTCGCCAAAGAGGGGAGGATTGAGGCCCTGGAGTTCTCCACGTACTTCCTGAACAGGGAAAGCATTGCGATGGCCAAGAAGGATGGATTCTCAATAATCGCGAAGTTCTTCAACCTGGGAGCGAAGGTTTCCGCCTTCGAGCCGGAGAGGGCGGAAAGGGCTGACTTGAGCATGGAGGACCTTGCCTTTGGCATCGTCCCCCTTGGCTGGAAATTTGTTCACAGAAGCGAGGAAGCCCTGAAGTGGCTGAGGGAAAAGGGCGAGGTATACGAGATCAACGGCTTCAAGTTCCTTGCCCCGAGGGGAGAGGTCACCTTTACCCCGCTTTCCACGGGGCTGGCGTGCTTAAAGGCTATGCTTCCGGGAATGGCGTGGGTCGCCCGGGAAAGGGGACGGGAAGACTTCGACCTCATGATCCCCAGCGGCATGAAGCCTGTTCTTCCGGGACTGAAGAGGCTCGGCCTTTTCCTCTGGGATGAGACGGAGGAGCCGAACGTTTTGGTGTTCAGGAAGGGGCTGGTTTGA